The genomic region actaaaaatacaaaaattagccgggcgtggtggcaggtacctgtaatcccagcaactcgggaggctaaggcagaagaatcacttgaactcaggaggcagaggttgcagtgagccgagatcgcaccactgcactccagcctgggggacacagcgagcCTCCGCctcaaagaagaataaagttgaagaatgagtagaaactaggctgtgtgtatgtatgtgtgtgtgttatgagGGAAGCCTGAGTTTCTGGGTAGTGGGAAAGCATGTGCAAATAAGTCAGTAAGTTGAACAGCTAGACTAAAAGCTGCTTGAGAGCAGGGACCTTGTCTCTTCATCTTTGCATCTCTATTACAAGACATAGAGCCTGGCAGAGAGAAATTCTTActggatgaaatgaatgaataaatccaaGGCATCTTCTATAGGTTAGTGCAAAAAtgattgcagtttttgccatcttttaaatggcaaaaaccacaattacttttgcacgaATATTTCCTGTTACAGATGTCAAttcaagtcatttaaaaattttctcccaaagtTCATCGCGGGATCATTGCTCTTATTCATATTAGGTAGCATAGGCAAAGCTGCTAGAACAAAAGACTCAAAGTAAGTAAAAGGTCAACACAAGTTTATTTATTCTCACATAACAATACTGAGTGGATATTTAGGTCAGTAAGGCACAGTTCTCCTCCACTTAGGAATCTCCCATCTTCAGGCCTTGCCTTCTCCAGAGCCTGTCACCATCTGCTTCCAGttggcagaaggagtaagagcaCAGGGGAACACCTGTTGGAGGTCTGTATGGGCCAGGCCTGGAAACTGCACACCTCTTCTGCTCACTTTCCGCTGGGGAGAGCATAGGCACAGAGCCACACTTAAATTTTACTTTGAGGAATGCAGTGTAGATGTATGTCcgacaaataaaataataattcggTAGACAACTAAGTCTCCACTCCAATATTCAATTACTTACTTGACTTATGCTCTGGTATGTCTCAAATTAACCTAGATAGAAACGAACTCTGAATCTTCCACTTCCATCAAGTTTTTCACTCACTCAGTGGCATCATTATCCATCTAGTTGCTTAAGCATACATTTGAAAGTTATCCTTGGTCTGTTTCTTATCCTTCCCTTCCACATCTAATCcttcaggaagtcctgatgaTGTTACCTCCAAAACATGTCTTAAATCCATcttctcagccaggcacggtggctcacgcctggaatcctagtactttgggaggccaagggaggtggatcacttgagctcagaagttggagagcagcctaggcaatgtggagagacccaatctctacaaaaaaaatacgaaaaattagccaggcatggtggcatgcgcctatagtcccagctactcaggatgctgaggtgggaggatcgcctgagcccaggaggtctaggttgcagtgagctgtgatcatgccactgcactctagccagtgggaccctgtttaaaaaaaaaaaaaaatccatcttctCTACACCTTTACCGCCACCTCCTTAGTTCAGACAGTGTAATAATCTCTCGTCTGCATTATTCTCCAATAGCCTCCTAATAGCTCTGTTTCCATTCTTGCCTTCCTATATTCTATTCTCTACAAAgcagagtgatcttttaaaacaaatttgatcacatcactcttttttttttctttttattattattattattattattatactttaggctccatggtacatgtgcgcaacgtgcaggtaagttacatatgtatacatgtgccatgctggtgcgctgcacccaccaactcgtcatctagcattaggtatatctcccaatgctatctctcccccctccccccaccccacaacagtccccgaagtgtgatgttccccttcctgtgtccatgtgttctcattgttcaattcccacctatgagtgagaatatgcggtgtttggttttttgttcttgcgatagtttactgagaatgatgatttccaatttcatccatgtccctacaaaggacgtgaactcatcattttttatggctgcatagtattccatggtgtatatgtgccacattttcttaatccagtctatcattgttggacatttgggttggttccaagtctttgctattggatCACATCACTCTTTAGTTTAAAACCTTACAATAGCTTAGAATAAAATCCGAAGTCCTGATTATGACCCCCAAAGGCCACATATGATGCAGCCCCTGCCCACATCTCCAACCTCATCctttttatactatttttttttctttttttgaaatagagacggggtttcgccatgttggccaggccggtctcgaactcctgacttcaagtgatccgcccgccttggcctaacgaagtgctgggattacaggcgtgacccaccgcgcccagcctccaacCTCATCCTTTATCAGTCTCCTCCTACTCGATCTACTCCAGCTACAATGACCTTCTTGCTGATCCTTGAACATATTTAGCTTATTTCCACCTTAAAATTTCTACCCATCTGCCCAGAAATCTTTCCTTGGATTTCCAATAGCCAGCCCTTTCTCATTCCTCAGgggtctcagcttaaatgttacCTCCTGAGATTCCTTCCTTAATCATCTAATACGAAGCAGGCCCCACATCCAGTTATTCTCTTACCTCAGCATCCTGTTTATGTTCTTCTTAGCATCAGATTCGGGCTTTTTCCTGTTTATTACCTACTTCATTTTCCTGAAAGATCCATGTGCCGGTACCAGGTGTTGTTCCTACTGTTTCTCCAATGTCTAGTAGATTTGGCACATACTGATGTGCAATTAAGTGAATGAGAACCACTGAGAGGCGATTAGTCAAAAGCTCTTGCAAAGCCCTTTGATAGGTTATCGGTGGAGAGTAGGGAGCACAAACCTGGGGTCCCATTCTAGCTTGACCACTTCTCGGCTGTGCACAAACTAGTCTAGCTCTCCTGAGCCTCAGTTACCTATTTTGCAAATTAGGGATGGGAACATCCATACCTCACAACGCCAAATGGCTACCTTGTAAAGATGAAAGGAGGAAATGCAGGAAATAACTCCACGTAAGGTTAATGCTCCGTAAACAGAGCTGCTACTGctattatatattctatacaaTCCTGCTCCGTTACGGCAGGACCCTTTCGGTGCTTCAGTCCTGTCTTCTCTCTCCTGGGTTGACCTCCACAGATCATCTCAGAAGAGCGTTTTCCAGGCGTGAATCTCCGCAGTGTGGAGGTAAAGGCTGAGGCCCCAACGCACGCGCACTCACGCGAGTCCGGGCCTATGACGTCATTAGCGCAGCGCCATCGCCGCGGAAGGCCCAGGGGCCTGTCCTGTATGCGGCGCGTTTtagggaggcccaggcgggcgccTGCAAGTCGGGTGCGCGGCTCGGGGGCGGCTCGGAAACCCCAGCGGAAGGCAGCAAGGGGCGCGTGGGGCCGTGGAGTCACGAAGCTGGGCGGCAGGAGGGGCGGCCCTGAGCTCCTGCGGGGCACAGCGCGTGCGTGAGGGCGGCCGGCGGGGCTGCCCGGCGCGGGTGTCCCGGCGATGTGTGGCGCTGAGGCGGCGGCGGGAGCAGCGGCGCCGAGCTCTGCTTCGGCTTCGGCTTCGCGGCGGTGCAGGCGGCGGAGGCGGAGGCGCAGGCTCCTTTTTAGGACCTGGCGAGCCCGGGTCTAAGCGGCGGCCCCGCGAGGCCCCTACACAGCACCCCGGGTCGAGGCCCTCCCCGCCTCGCCCTACCCCGGGAGCCTGCCTCCCCAGCTGGGGATGAGGCTAGGAGGCGGCCGCGCGGGGCCCAGCACAAAGACTTGTCCCCAGGGGCCGCCGCCTCCCCCGCTGCTGCTGCCGCCAGCCTAGAGCCGCCCGCCGAAGCAGAGCCGGCGCCGGGGTCCTCATCCCCACCGGTCCCGAGGGGCGGCTGCTGCCCGTCGCCACGAGGCCCAGGGGCCCGAGTGCCGAGCCCTTTGCTCCCTCGGCCGCGCGGGGACAGGGCGGCTGAGCAGCCTCCGCCTCTCCCGGCTGTGGGGGCCCCACTGAGTATGTCGGAAGAGAGCGACATGGAGAAAGCCATCAAGGTAAGGGGGAGGTGCCCCCTCTTCCCCCGCGTTGTTCTGTGGCGTTCTTCTCGGCTCCAGCCTCAAAAAGCGGGGAGATTTTGCAGTGAGAGGTTCCATCGACTACCGGGTTTCGGCCTCCCCCGGATTCCGTGGATCGCGCTTTACAGCCCTGGGGCCAAGGGtttgggtgtgggtgtgtgtccgACTCCCTCCAGCTTCCCTGGTGTAATTTGCTCAGCTAGAACGGAGGTGAGTGGCCTGGAGACACTATCAAGTGTCAATGAATGGGACGAAGAGAGCCCTACTACTACTACACGTTTCGATCACTCCCCAAGGGCCACCAGCATTTGCTTCCGGATGGTCTACAGCACTTGGAGAGTTGGAATTTATCCATCCCTCCCGATTTGTTTGAAATCAGCCTTCTGGAAATCTGCATTTGGAAGAAGGTGGTTCGCCGTACAAAACTTGTCCTTTCGGGAATAGGTTGTCCTCACTTTTCCGTGTGttctcccctttttctttttcctcttctctctcctagGAAGCATTGAGTTTACTTAGGAAAAGTTAACAGTTCCTGTGACTTAACTGCACTTAaaccaaaagaaaagcaaatgtgtGTTCgaaaattacacaaataaaataagttttctaaaacctgtttttaactttttttttttttttaaaggcaca from Pongo pygmaeus isolate AG05252 chromosome 10, NHGRI_mPonPyg2-v2.0_pri, whole genome shotgun sequence harbors:
- the LOC134737645 gene encoding putative uncharacterized protein encoded by MAPKAPK5-AS1, with product MAFSMSLSSDILSGAPTAGRGGGCSAALSPRGRGSKGLGTRAPGPRGDGQQPPLGTGGDEDPGAGSASAGGSRLAAAAAGEAAAPGDKSLCWAPRGRLLASSPAGEAGSRGRARRGGPRPGVLCRGLAGPPLRPGLARS